From the genome of Streptomyces sp. JH34:
ACACCTCGGTGTCCGCCGTACTGTTCTCCTTGGCCGGCTACACGGACGAGGCTCGGTCACGCGCGGACGGCCTCGCCGTCCCGCTGTTCACCCTCGACCTCACCGGCACGCCCCAGCCGGTGAACGGCGCAGCCGACGAGTTGGTCGGCGTGGGCCCTCGGCCGCCGGAGGCCTTCGCATGATTTCGGTCACCTGTGCCCTGCCAGCCGCATATGTTCGAGCTGTTGTCAGTATGAGGACGTACAGTGAAGACATGGTCTTAACTCCTCGGCTTCCCACCTCATCCAGCTCCGTGTTCCTGACCCAGCCCGCCCACCCGTCGGCCGTCGAGGCCAACGAGGCCATCCGCGCTCTCGTCGACTCCCGTGCAGGCCAGGACTGGACGCCGATGGAGGCCGCGGAGTACGAGGTGTTGCTCATCGAGTGGGCGGCGGCGACCCAGGGCATAGGCTCCGGTGTCATAAAGGCCGCCTGACCCGCGGCCTCCGGCGCGGGCTACGCCCCGTACCCCTCCCGCAGTTCGACCTTCCGGACCTTGCCGCTGACGGTCATCGGGAAGGCCTCGAGAATCCTCAGCCCGCGCGGGATCTTGTAGTGGGCGAGCTGCCCCCGGCAGTACTCCGTCAGCTCGTCGAGTGTCGGCGGGTCGGCCGGATCACGCGGAATCACGCAGGCCAGGATCTCCTCCCCGTACGTCGCGTCCGGCACGCCCACCACCTGGACGTCCGCGATCTTGCGGTGACCGTAGAGGAACTCCTCGATCTCACGCGGGTACACGTTCTCGCCGCCGCGGATGATCATGTCCTTGATCCGGCCGACGATCTGGACGTACCCGTCCTCCCGCATCACCGCGAGGTCGCCCGTGTGCATCCAGCGTCCCGCGTCGACGACTTCGGCGGTCCGCTCCGGCTGGTCCCAGTAGCCGAGCATCACGCTGTACCCCCGGGTGCAGAGCTCACCGGCCTCACCGCGCGGCAGGGTCACCCCGGTCGCCGGGTCGATCACCTTGACCTCGATGTGCGGCATCACCCGGCCGACCGTGCCCGTGCGGCGCTCCAGATCGTCGTCCCGGCGGGTCTGGGTGGAGACGGGCGAGGTCTCCGTCATGCCGTAGCAGATGGACACCTCGTCCATGTGCATCTCGGCGACGACCCTCTTCATCACCTCGACGGGGCAGGGCGAGCCGGCCATGATCCCGGTGCGCAGCGAGGAGAGGTCGTACGAGGCGAAGTCGGGGAGGCCGAGTTCCGCGATGAACATCGTGGGCACGCCGTAGAGCGAGGTGCAGCGCTCCTGCTCGACGGCGGCCAGCACGGCGGCGGGTTCGAAGGCCGGCGCGGGGATCACGATGCAGGCACCGTGCGAGGTGATGCCGAGGTTCCCCATGACCATGCCGAAGCAGTGGTAGAAGGGCACCGGCAGACAGACCCGGTCCTCCTCCGTGTAGGCGACCATCTCTCCCACGGAGTAGCCGTTGTTCAGGATGTTGTGGTGGGAGAGCGTGGCCCCCTTGGGGAATCCCGTGGTTCCGGAGGTGTACTGGATGTTGATCGGGTCGTCGCAGGACAACTCGGCCTCACGCGCGGCCAGTTCCTCCGCCGTGATGTCATGGGCGGCGGCCGTGAGCTCGTCCCAGGACGGGTCGCCGATGTAGTGGACGGACCGCAGCGCCGGGCAGCCGGCGCGGACCTGGCCGACGAGCGCGCGGTAGTCACTGGTCCGGTGGGCGAGCGAGGCGACCAGGACGGAGATCCCGGCCTGCCCCAGCACGTACTCCAACTCGTGCGCGCGGTAGGCCGGATTGATGTTGACCATGACGGCGCCGATACGGGCCGTGGCGTACTGGACGAGGACCCACTCCGGGCAGTTGACGGCCCAGATGCCGACCCGGTCGCCCTTGGCCACCCCCGAGGCCATCAGACCGCGGGCCAGCTCATCGACGTCGGCTCCGAACTCGGCGTACGTCCAGCGGCGTCCGGAGACTACGTCCACCAGGGCCTCACGCTCCCCGAACGCCTGGACAGCCCGGTCAAGGTTGCGTCCGACGGTGTCGCCGAGCAGGGGCGTGTCGCCGGTTCCGTGCGCGTAGGACAGAGCGCTCATCGCACGTCTCCCTCGTCGAACTCGGTGCCGGTCCCCTGCGCCGTGCGCTCGCGCAGCTCGATCCTGCGGATCTTCCCGGAGACGGTCTTGGGCAGCTCCGCGAACTCCAGCCGGCGGATGCGCTTGTACGGGGCGAGGACCGACCTGGAGTGCGCGAACAGCGCCTTGGCGGTGTCGGGCCCCGGCTCCCAGCCCTCGGCCAGCACGACGTACGCCTTCGGGACGGAGAGCCGCACCGGGTCGGGTGCGGGCACGACCGCGGCCTCCGCGACCGCCTCGTGCTCCAGGAGGGCGCTCTCCAGCTCGAACGGTGAGATCTTGTAGTCGGACGCCTTGAACACGTCGTCGGCCCGGCCGACATAGGTGATGTAGCCGTCCTCGTCCCGCGCGCCGATGTCACCCGTGCGGTAGTAGCCGCCCGCCATGGCCTCGGCCGTGCGGTCGGGGTCCCCGTGGTAGCCCGTCATCAGTCCGACGGGGGCGGCCGACAGGTCGAGGGAGATCTCGCCCTCCGCGGCGCCCGGTGCACCGGTGACCGGGTCCAGCAACTCGACCTTGAAGCCGGGACTGGGCCGCCCCATGGAGCCCGCCTTGAGGAGCTGTCCGGGTGTGTTGGCCACCTGCACGGCGGTCTCCGTCTGCCCGAAGCCGTCCCGGATGGTGACGCCCCAGGCGCGCCGCACGCTCTCGATGACCTCGGGGTTGAGCGGCTCACCGGCCGCCACGACCTCGCGCGGTGGTGTCCTCAGCTGTGTCAGGTCGGCCTGGATCAGCATCCGCCAGACCGTCGGAGGGGCGCAGAAGCTGGTGACGCCCGAGCTGTCCATCTCCGCCATCAGCCGGGCGGCGTCGAAACGCGTGTAGTTGAAGATGAAGACGGTGGCCTCGGCACTCCAGGGTGCGAAGAGGTTCGACCACGCGTGCTTCGCCCAGCCGGGTGAGGAGATGTTGAGATGGACGTCGCCCGGCTTGAGGCCGATCCAGTACATCGTCGACAAGTGGCCCACGGGGTAGGAGACATGGGTGTGCTCGACGAGCTTGGGGCTCGCGGTGGTGCCCGAGGTGAAGTAGAGCATCAGGGGTTCGCCGGCGTCCGTCTCCCGGTCCGGGGTGAAGGTCTCCGACGCCTCGTCGGCCCCGCTGTAGGACAGCCAGCCGTCGACGTCGGCGCCGACGGCGATCCGGGTGTAGCCGCCCGGGACCTCGTCGAACTTGGCGGTGTCCGCCGACCGCACGAGGACGTGGCGGACCTTGCCGCGCCCGACCCGGTCGCGCAGGTCGACCGGTCCCAGCAGCGGGGTGGCGGGGATGACCACGGCGCGCAGCTTCATCGCGGCCAGCGCCGTCTCCCACAGCTCGACCTGGTTGCCCAGCATGACGAGGATGCGGTCGCCCGCGGCCACGCCCTGTTCCCGCAGCCAGTTCGCGGCCCGGTCGGAGCGGGCCGCCATCCGGGCGAAGGACACCTCGGTGCGGCCGCCGTCCTCCTCCACGATGTGCAGGGCGGTCCGGTCGTTGTCCGCGGCGATGACGTCGAACCAGTCGAGCGCCCAGTTGAAGTAGTCGGGCCGGGGCCAGCTGAAGCCCTCGTAAGCCGCGGTGTAGTCCTCACGGTGCTCGATCAGGAAGTCCCGGGCCGCCCGGAACGTCTCCGTCGCACTCGTTGCCGGCATGTGCCCTCCTCGTCGCGAACCCGTCCCTTAACATCATGTGAACAGTGACCCGGATCTCACCACCCCCGGACGGGGGTGGGCCGACAGGAGCGGGGAGTCATCGGCGTGCCGGAATCGGGCGAGGCGACCGAACTGCGGACGGCCCTGCTCAGGCTGCGGCGGACGAGCGGGCTGCCGGTGGTCTTCGGCGGGCTGCTGTCCGACGCCCGGCACGCCCGGATCGCCGAGCTCAGCGGCGCGCGGACCCCGGCACTGCGCGGGCTCGTCATCTCGGCGGGGAGCGGGCTCGGCGGCAAGGCCATCGCCCTGTCCCGGCCGTGCGCGGTATCGGACTACACCTCGTCGCGCCACATCAGCCACGAGTACGACACCGCCGTCGCGGCGGAGGGCCTCCGCTCGGTCGTCGCGGTGCCCGTCGTCGTGCGCCGGACGGTGCGCGGTGTGCTGTACGGAGCGCTGCGCGAGCCGCTCACCCTCGGGGACCGCGCGTTCGACGTGGCGGCCTCGGCGGCCCGGGACGTGGAGCAGGCACTGGCCGTCCGGGACGAGGTGCAGCGGCTCCTGGCGGCCACCCGGGAGCAGATCGGTGATCCGGGCACGGTTCCCGGCACCTGGGAGGACGTGCGGGAGGCGCATCGCGAGCTGCGCGCCCTGGCCCCGAGGATCACGGACCCGGCGCTGCGCGACGAACTGCTCGCGGTGTGCGGACGGCTCGCGTCGGCCACGGGGGCGCACCGGGAACCCGCGACAGGGCGGGTACGGCTGGCGCCCCGCGAGGTGGATGTCGTCGCCTGCGTCGCGTCGGGCTCGACGAACGCCGCGGCTGCCGAACGGCTGGGGCTGCGTCCGGAGACGGTGAAGAGCTATCTGCGCTCGGCGATGCGGAAGCTGGGGGCGCACACCCGGCTGGAGGCGGTGGTGGCGGCGCGCCGCGCGGGGCTGTTGCCGTAGGCGGTCCCGCGCCGGCCCGCCGGCCCGGGCCGGGGCGCCTCAGTCACCGAAGTCGACGAACGTGCCGAAGCGGACGTCGTGCGCCGGCAGGGAGGACATCACCGTCAGCAGGCCCACGGCCTCCTGGGTGATCTCCTCCCGGGTGGCCCGGTCGGGACGCCCCAGCGCCTGGACGGTGACGGTCGCGGTGTCGCCGGTCTCGTCGAGACGCCAGAGCGCGGCCAGGAACCCGTCGGCCAGGACCGTCCCGTAGGACTGGTTTCCCATGCCGTTGCGCCCCTTGAGGGCGGGCGGGATCACCCGGGTCCGGTCGGCGTGACCGAGCAGGAGGTTGTCGAACTCGGGGAGGAAGCGCGCCGGGGCAGGCGTCCCGGGGTCGGGGCGCGGGGCGTCCGGCAGGTCGAAGAGCTCGACGCCGTTCTCGTCGCGGAAGGTGACGAGCCGGGGGCGCAGGCGTTCGAACACCTCGCGCATCCGGGTGAGCCCGGCCCACGTCTGCATGTCCTTCACCGAGGCCGGTCCGAATGCCCCGAGGTAGCGCAGCACGGTGGCGTCGGGCGTGGCCGCCGGCTGCGGGGACCGCTCCAGCCAGTGCTCGGCGGTCGTCAGGGCGACCTGCCCGCTGCGCCCCCAGAGCCCGCGCGGGGTGACCTGGACCAGAGGCAGCCGGCACCGGGCGGCGACGGCGAGTGCGCGGGGGTCCGCGTCGGGCCAGTGGACGAGCAGTTCCTCCCGCAACTCCTTCATGGTGCGCGGCCGTTCCTCGACCAGTTCCCTGGAGAGCGAGGCGAGGCGGTCCAGGTCCACACCCGTGAGCCCGCTCCGGAACATGCGCAGTTCCCGGTCCCGCGCCGGCTGGACGAGGGGGCGCAGGGTGAGGGCGTCCTCGGCGGTGTGGGTGTGGATGGTGGAGCGGAGGGTGACGATCCTGACCACCTCGCGCGACTCCATCAGCGCCGAGAGCGCGGCCGGGTCGAAGCCTTCCAGCCGGGAGAACAGCTGGAAGTACGGAGGCCTGGTGTTCTGGGCCTGCAGGCCGACCAGCCGGCCGACCACGTCCTTCACCGGGACGGCGGCCCGACGCAGCAGCAACTGCCGCTCCAGTGTTGCCCTGTTGAGCGCACGGGTGGAGAGCACAGGAGTGTTCTTGGCGGTCATGGCCCGCAGCGTACGCGGGCCACGCGGCACGGTCCCCGGTACGGGCGACACCCCCACGGTCCGCGGCGCCGCGGGCGGGACGGCTCCGGCCCCCATGATGGGGCGGTGATCAGTGTCCTGTTCGCCGTCCTGACCGCTCTCAGCAACGGCACCGCCTCGGTGCTGCAGCGCCGCGCCGCCCTCGACGCGCCCGACGGCAAGGCGATGCGCCTGTCACTGATCGGTCATCTGCTGCGGCAGAAGGTGTGGCTCGCCGGGATCGGGCTCGTGATCGTCGCGGCGGTCTGCCAGGCCGTCGCGCTGGCGACCGGCCCCATCGCGGTGGTCCAGCCGATCTTCGTCATCGAGCTGCCCGCGGCCCTGGTGGTCGCCGGGTTCGTCATGAGGGTCGGGGTGACGCGCCAGGTCTGGTACGGGGTGGCCGCGGTGACGGTGGGCCTGGCCCTCGGCATGGCGGCCGCCGCGCCGGTCGGCGGCAGCGAGGACGTGGACGGGATGCTTTGGGTCCCCGCCCTGGTGGCGACGGGCGCCTTCGAGGCCGTGCTGATCGCGGCGGCTCTCGGTACCTCGGGCAACGCCCGGGCCGCGCTGCTGGGTCTGGCCGCGGCCTGCGGTTACGCGCTGACCGCCGCACTGATGAAGGACGCCATGTCGCGGCTGGACTCCGACGGCGCGGTCGGTCTGCTGACGGCCTGGCAGCTCTACGCCACCGCGGCCGCCGGCGTGGGTGCGCTGTTCCTCCTCCAGAACGCGTTGCAGGCCGGTTCGCTGGTGGCGGTGCAGCCGATGCTGACGCTCGGGGACGCGCTGATCAGCATCACCTACGGGGTGACGCTGTTCGGTGAGGAGCTGAGGACCGGGTGGTGGCTGCTGCCCCAGCTGACCGGAGTGGCTCTGATCACCGTCGGCTGTGTCGTCCTGGCGCGCTCCCCGCTGGCGACGGCGCGGGCGGCGCCGTCGCCGGTGGACTGAACCGGTCAGGGGCGCCCGCGCGCCGGGACCTCCTCGCCCGGCGGCACCGGGCCCGGCGGGGTGCCGTCGCCGAACGGCCGTCCGCCCAGCTGCTCCCGGTGGTGCGGGGTGAGCCAGCCCGTCAGGTCGGGTCCGAGCGGCACGATGCCGGTCGGGTTGATCCCGGTGTGCACCTGGTAGTAGTGCCGCTTGATGTGGTCGAAGTCGACGGTGTCGCCGAAGCCGGGGGTCTGGTAGAGGTCGCGGACGTACGCCCACAGGACGGGGTCCTCGGCCAGTTTCGCGCGGTTGCACTTGAAGTGCCCGTGGTAGACCGCGTCGAAGCGCACCAGGGTGGTGAACAGCCGGATGTCCGCCTCGGTGATCGTGTCCCCGACCAGGTAGCGCTGACCGGCGAGGCGTTCGGAGACCAGGTCGAGGCGGCGGAACACGTCGACGTACGCGGCCTCGTACTCGCCCTGCCCGGAGGCGAACCCCGCACGGTAGACCCCGTTGTTGACGTCCCTGTAGACGCCGTCCATCACGCTGTCGATCTCGTCGCGCAGCCGCTCCGGGTAGAGGTCGGGGGCCCCGGGGCGGTGCAGGGCGGACCATTCGGTGGCCAGGTCCAGCGTGATCTGCTGGTAGTCGTTCGTCACCAGGGCACGGGTGGGTACGTCGACGATCGCGGGCACGCTGACCCCGCCGGGGTAGCCGCGCTCCCGTGCGTCGTAGGCCTCACTGAGGTAACCGATTCCGAGCACCGGGTCCTTGCCGCCCTCGTCGAGGG
Proteins encoded in this window:
- a CDS encoding AMP-binding protein, whose translation is MSALSYAHGTGDTPLLGDTVGRNLDRAVQAFGEREALVDVVSGRRWTYAEFGADVDELARGLMASGVAKGDRVGIWAVNCPEWVLVQYATARIGAVMVNINPAYRAHELEYVLGQAGISVLVASLAHRTSDYRALVGQVRAGCPALRSVHYIGDPSWDELTAAAHDITAEELAAREAELSCDDPINIQYTSGTTGFPKGATLSHHNILNNGYSVGEMVAYTEEDRVCLPVPFYHCFGMVMGNLGITSHGACIVIPAPAFEPAAVLAAVEQERCTSLYGVPTMFIAELGLPDFASYDLSSLRTGIMAGSPCPVEVMKRVVAEMHMDEVSICYGMTETSPVSTQTRRDDDLERRTGTVGRVMPHIEVKVIDPATGVTLPRGEAGELCTRGYSVMLGYWDQPERTAEVVDAGRWMHTGDLAVMREDGYVQIVGRIKDMIIRGGENVYPREIEEFLYGHRKIADVQVVGVPDATYGEEILACVIPRDPADPPTLDELTEYCRGQLAHYKIPRGLRILEAFPMTVSGKVRKVELREGYGA
- a CDS encoding AMP-binding protein, producing MPATSATETFRAARDFLIEHREDYTAAYEGFSWPRPDYFNWALDWFDVIAADNDRTALHIVEEDGGRTEVSFARMAARSDRAANWLREQGVAAGDRILVMLGNQVELWETALAAMKLRAVVIPATPLLGPVDLRDRVGRGKVRHVLVRSADTAKFDEVPGGYTRIAVGADVDGWLSYSGADEASETFTPDRETDAGEPLMLYFTSGTTASPKLVEHTHVSYPVGHLSTMYWIGLKPGDVHLNISSPGWAKHAWSNLFAPWSAEATVFIFNYTRFDAARLMAEMDSSGVTSFCAPPTVWRMLIQADLTQLRTPPREVVAAGEPLNPEVIESVRRAWGVTIRDGFGQTETAVQVANTPGQLLKAGSMGRPSPGFKVELLDPVTGAPGAAEGEISLDLSAAPVGLMTGYHGDPDRTAEAMAGGYYRTGDIGARDEDGYITYVGRADDVFKASDYKISPFELESALLEHEAVAEAAVVPAPDPVRLSVPKAYVVLAEGWEPGPDTAKALFAHSRSVLAPYKRIRRLEFAELPKTVSGKIRRIELRERTAQGTGTEFDEGDVR
- a CDS encoding LuxR C-terminal-related transcriptional regulator; amino-acid sequence: MPESGEATELRTALLRLRRTSGLPVVFGGLLSDARHARIAELSGARTPALRGLVISAGSGLGGKAIALSRPCAVSDYTSSRHISHEYDTAVAAEGLRSVVAVPVVVRRTVRGVLYGALREPLTLGDRAFDVAASAARDVEQALAVRDEVQRLLAATREQIGDPGTVPGTWEDVREAHRELRALAPRITDPALRDELLAVCGRLASATGAHREPATGRVRLAPREVDVVACVASGSTNAAAAERLGLRPETVKSYLRSAMRKLGAHTRLEAVVAARRAGLLP
- a CDS encoding winged helix DNA-binding domain-containing protein; translated protein: MTAKNTPVLSTRALNRATLERQLLLRRAAVPVKDVVGRLVGLQAQNTRPPYFQLFSRLEGFDPAALSALMESREVVRIVTLRSTIHTHTAEDALTLRPLVQPARDRELRMFRSGLTGVDLDRLASLSRELVEERPRTMKELREELLVHWPDADPRALAVAARCRLPLVQVTPRGLWGRSGQVALTTAEHWLERSPQPAATPDATVLRYLGAFGPASVKDMQTWAGLTRMREVFERLRPRLVTFRDENGVELFDLPDAPRPDPGTPAPARFLPEFDNLLLGHADRTRVIPPALKGRNGMGNQSYGTVLADGFLAALWRLDETGDTATVTVQALGRPDRATREEITQEAVGLLTVMSSLPAHDVRFGTFVDFGD
- a CDS encoding DMT family transporter — protein: MISVLFAVLTALSNGTASVLQRRAALDAPDGKAMRLSLIGHLLRQKVWLAGIGLVIVAAVCQAVALATGPIAVVQPIFVIELPAALVVAGFVMRVGVTRQVWYGVAAVTVGLALGMAAAAPVGGSEDVDGMLWVPALVATGAFEAVLIAAALGTSGNARAALLGLAAACGYALTAALMKDAMSRLDSDGAVGLLTAWQLYATAAAGVGALFLLQNALQAGSLVAVQPMLTLGDALISITYGVTLFGEELRTGWWLLPQLTGVALITVGCVVLARSPLATARAAPSPVD
- a CDS encoding glutathione S-transferase C-terminal domain-containing protein, translated to MSDTEGQDGNRSYGHKPFKRSRSHFADRVTADGRDGWPVEAGRYRLVVSRACPWASRALISRRLLGLEPALSLAVADPVQDDRSWRFTLDEGGKDPVLGIGYLSEAYDARERGYPGGVSVPAIVDVPTRALVTNDYQQITLDLATEWSALHRPGAPDLYPERLRDEIDSVMDGVYRDVNNGVYRAGFASGQGEYEAAYVDVFRRLDLVSERLAGQRYLVGDTITEADIRLFTTLVRFDAVYHGHFKCNRAKLAEDPVLWAYVRDLYQTPGFGDTVDFDHIKRHYYQVHTGINPTGIVPLGPDLTGWLTPHHREQLGGRPFGDGTPPGPVPPGEEVPARGRP